The Ascaphus truei isolate aAscTru1 chromosome 3, aAscTru1.hap1, whole genome shotgun sequence genome includes a region encoding these proteins:
- the KCNJ15 gene encoding ATP-sensitive inward rectifier potassium channel 15 isoform X1, protein MSRRTPLENNKKLMTDLGLKMDANDANLSILPLMCDVTTEVKSERPRVISKNGHSNVKIDKIDGVFLLYLQDLWTTVIDMKWRYKLTLFAATFFLTWCFFGVIYFVIAVVHGDTQGELLSNHTPCVKNVDSFTGAFLFSMESQTTIGYGFRFITEECPHAIFLLVAQLVITTLIEIFITGTFLAKIARPKKRAETIKFSNRAVITKHNGNICLVVQVANMRKSLLIQCQLYGKLLHTYETKEGEKILLKQANMNFHVDSSSESPFLILPLTFYHVLDDNSPLKDLTAQNIKQKEFELVVLLNATVESTSTVCQSRTSYLPEEIYWGYEFMPVVSVSQHGKYVADFSNFDKIRKSSTLESVFYSDFEKQRLEEQYRQEYLKEREKRAATLRQSVSS, encoded by the exons GACTGACCTTGGGTTGAAGATGGATGCCAATGATGCAAATTTATCAATCCTCCCACTCATGTGTGATGTCACCACTGAAGTGAAATCCGAGAGACCAAGGGTTATATCAAAAAACGGGCACAGCAATGTGAAGATTGATAAGATAGATGGTGTATTTCTGCTATACCTTCAAGACTTGTGGACCACTGTGATTGACATGAAATGGAGGTATAAGCTCACCTTGTTTGCTGCTACCTTCTTTTTGACATGGTGCTTTTTTGGAGTCATCTACTTTGTCATCGCAGTTGTCCATGGTGATACGCAGGGTGAACTCTTGTCGAACCATACACCATGTGTTAAGAATGTTGACTCCTTCACTGGAGCTTTTCTCTTCTCTATGGAGTCTCAGACAACCATTGGCTATGGGTTCCGCTTCATTACAGAAGAGTGCCCCCATGCTATTTTCCTGCTGGTTGCACAATTGGTCATCACAACTTTAATTGAAATATTCATCACAGGGACTTTCCTGGCCAAAATTGCAAGACCCAAAAAGCGTGCTGAGACTATTAAATTCAGCAACAGGGCAGTTATTACTAAACATAATGGAAATATTTGCCTGGTGGTACAAGTGGCAAACATGAGGAAGAGCCTTCTGATACAATGTCAACTTTATGGGAAGCTTCTTCATACATATGAGACCAAGGAAGGGGAGAAGATCCTGCTGAAGCAAGCCAATATGAACTTCCACGTGGACTCCTCTTCAGAAAGCCCATTTCTGATTTTGCCCTTAACTTTTTATCATGTACTTGATGACAACAGTCCACTAAAGGATCTCACAGCTCAAAATATAAAGCAAAAGGAATTTGAACTTGTTGTCCTTTTAAATGCAACAGTCGAATCGACCAGCACAGTCTGCCAAAGCAGAACATCATACCTCCCTGAAGAGATCTACTGGGGCTATGAGTTCATGCCGGTCGTGTCTGTATCACAGCATGGGAAATATGTTGCTGATTTCAGTAATTTTGATAAAATCAGAAAAAGTTCAACATTAGAATCCGTCTTTTATTCAGATTTTGAGAAACAAAGATTGGAAGAACAGTATAGACAAGAGTACCTAAAGGAGAGAGAAAAACGCGCTGCTACGTTAAGGCAAA gtgtaTCCTCTTGA
- the KCNJ15 gene encoding ATP-sensitive inward rectifier potassium channel 15 isoform X2, whose protein sequence is MDANDANLSILPLMCDVTTEVKSERPRVISKNGHSNVKIDKIDGVFLLYLQDLWTTVIDMKWRYKLTLFAATFFLTWCFFGVIYFVIAVVHGDTQGELLSNHTPCVKNVDSFTGAFLFSMESQTTIGYGFRFITEECPHAIFLLVAQLVITTLIEIFITGTFLAKIARPKKRAETIKFSNRAVITKHNGNICLVVQVANMRKSLLIQCQLYGKLLHTYETKEGEKILLKQANMNFHVDSSSESPFLILPLTFYHVLDDNSPLKDLTAQNIKQKEFELVVLLNATVESTSTVCQSRTSYLPEEIYWGYEFMPVVSVSQHGKYVADFSNFDKIRKSSTLESVFYSDFEKQRLEEQYRQEYLKEREKRAATLRQSVSS, encoded by the exons ATGGATGCCAATGATGCAAATTTATCAATCCTCCCACTCATGTGTGATGTCACCACTGAAGTGAAATCCGAGAGACCAAGGGTTATATCAAAAAACGGGCACAGCAATGTGAAGATTGATAAGATAGATGGTGTATTTCTGCTATACCTTCAAGACTTGTGGACCACTGTGATTGACATGAAATGGAGGTATAAGCTCACCTTGTTTGCTGCTACCTTCTTTTTGACATGGTGCTTTTTTGGAGTCATCTACTTTGTCATCGCAGTTGTCCATGGTGATACGCAGGGTGAACTCTTGTCGAACCATACACCATGTGTTAAGAATGTTGACTCCTTCACTGGAGCTTTTCTCTTCTCTATGGAGTCTCAGACAACCATTGGCTATGGGTTCCGCTTCATTACAGAAGAGTGCCCCCATGCTATTTTCCTGCTGGTTGCACAATTGGTCATCACAACTTTAATTGAAATATTCATCACAGGGACTTTCCTGGCCAAAATTGCAAGACCCAAAAAGCGTGCTGAGACTATTAAATTCAGCAACAGGGCAGTTATTACTAAACATAATGGAAATATTTGCCTGGTGGTACAAGTGGCAAACATGAGGAAGAGCCTTCTGATACAATGTCAACTTTATGGGAAGCTTCTTCATACATATGAGACCAAGGAAGGGGAGAAGATCCTGCTGAAGCAAGCCAATATGAACTTCCACGTGGACTCCTCTTCAGAAAGCCCATTTCTGATTTTGCCCTTAACTTTTTATCATGTACTTGATGACAACAGTCCACTAAAGGATCTCACAGCTCAAAATATAAAGCAAAAGGAATTTGAACTTGTTGTCCTTTTAAATGCAACAGTCGAATCGACCAGCACAGTCTGCCAAAGCAGAACATCATACCTCCCTGAAGAGATCTACTGGGGCTATGAGTTCATGCCGGTCGTGTCTGTATCACAGCATGGGAAATATGTTGCTGATTTCAGTAATTTTGATAAAATCAGAAAAAGTTCAACATTAGAATCCGTCTTTTATTCAGATTTTGAGAAACAAAGATTGGAAGAACAGTATAGACAAGAGTACCTAAAGGAGAGAGAAAAACGCGCTGCTACGTTAAGGCAAA gtgtaTCCTCTTGA